In a single window of the Candidatus Rokuibacteriota bacterium genome:
- a CDS encoding xanthine dehydrogenase family protein molybdopterin-binding subunit, with translation MPPVSSIGQSLPRVDGGEKAAGLTRFAADLVQAGALHARLVLSHHAHARILKVNAHAARALPGVVGVFTGRDLPLAKQDPSDRNRCPLALDTVRFVGHPVVAVVAESEAVAEDAAALVEIEYEILPAAVDALEAMRPDAPLVSELGGQDDDALLGQHGAAGGGAALTEALGPNIASTQHFTRGDVAKGFAEADVVIERTYRTSVVHQGYLEPRAAVAQVDALGNVTVWTTTQALFYTRSEVAEALGLPEHQVRIVATPLGGGFGGKFVLLEPLAAALALALRRPVSLVLSRTEEFLTTTPAPASVFELKTGIAKDGRLTALQARVIFDAGAYAGAPLGIACLMLGGCYRLPHMDIRGYEVLTHKTGNGAYRAPGAVQAAFALESQMDEMARALGMDPLDLRLLNASAEGDLMANGNKWPRIGLRPCLERLKEERDRRKASAGSDARLRRGVGVAIGGWMGGIEPANAVCRLERDGTLSIIVGTVDMSGTNTAFAQIASEAFGLHTGLIRVVNADTEAAPYAGSSGGSKITYTVGAAVEKAARDARQQLFAIAARHLEAAVEDLELVDRAIQVRGAPAKAVPIAALAKASMQFAGKYEPVYGRGSTATIARSPAFAAHLAEVEVDMETGHVRVLDQVVVQDVGRALNPAAIEGQIQGAAAQGVGWALLERMPYDAHGQLLSATFMDYAMPASETVAAVRAVLVEVPSELGPFGAKGVGEPPVVGAPAAIANAVRDATGHRFTELPITSEAVRRAVGEGANP, from the coding sequence ATGCCCCCTGTGTCCAGCATCGGCCAGTCCCTCCCGCGCGTGGACGGCGGCGAGAAGGCGGCGGGCCTCACGCGCTTCGCCGCGGACCTCGTTCAGGCGGGCGCGCTGCACGCCCGCCTCGTGCTCTCGCACCACGCCCACGCGCGCATCCTCAAGGTGAACGCGCACGCCGCCAGGGCCCTGCCCGGCGTGGTCGGGGTCTTCACCGGGCGCGACCTGCCGCTCGCCAAGCAGGATCCGTCAGACCGCAACCGCTGCCCTCTGGCGCTCGACACCGTCCGCTTTGTGGGGCACCCCGTGGTCGCGGTCGTGGCCGAGAGCGAGGCCGTCGCCGAGGACGCCGCGGCGCTGGTCGAGATCGAGTACGAGATCCTGCCCGCCGCGGTCGACGCGCTCGAGGCCATGCGGCCCGACGCCCCGCTCGTGAGCGAGCTTGGCGGCCAGGACGATGACGCCCTACTGGGCCAGCACGGCGCGGCCGGCGGCGGCGCGGCGCTCACGGAAGCGCTCGGGCCCAACATCGCGAGCACCCAGCACTTCACGCGCGGCGACGTCGCCAAGGGCTTCGCCGAGGCGGACGTCGTGATCGAGCGCACCTACCGCACGAGCGTCGTCCACCAGGGCTACCTCGAGCCGCGCGCGGCCGTGGCGCAGGTGGACGCGCTCGGCAACGTCACCGTGTGGACGACCACCCAGGCGCTCTTCTACACGCGCTCGGAAGTCGCCGAGGCCCTGGGCCTGCCCGAGCACCAAGTGCGCATCGTCGCGACGCCGCTCGGCGGCGGCTTCGGCGGCAAGTTCGTCCTCCTCGAGCCTCTCGCCGCCGCGTTGGCGCTCGCCCTCAGGCGCCCGGTCTCCCTCGTGCTCTCGCGCACCGAGGAGTTCCTGACGACGACGCCCGCGCCCGCGAGCGTCTTCGAGCTCAAGACCGGCATCGCCAAGGACGGCAGGCTGACCGCCCTTCAGGCGCGGGTCATCTTCGACGCCGGCGCCTATGCGGGCGCGCCGCTCGGCATCGCCTGCTTGATGCTCGGCGGCTGCTACCGCCTGCCCCACATGGACATCCGCGGCTACGAGGTGCTGACCCACAAGACGGGCAACGGCGCCTACCGCGCTCCCGGCGCCGTCCAGGCGGCCTTCGCGCTGGAATCCCAGATGGACGAGATGGCCCGCGCGCTCGGCATGGACCCGCTCGACCTGAGGCTCCTCAACGCGTCGGCCGAGGGCGATCTCATGGCCAACGGCAACAAGTGGCCGCGCATCGGGCTCCGCCCCTGCCTCGAGCGGCTCAAGGAGGAGCGCGACCGTCGGAAGGCGTCCGCGGGATCCGATGCCCGGCTGAGGCGTGGCGTCGGGGTCGCAATCGGCGGCTGGATGGGCGGCATCGAGCCGGCCAACGCGGTCTGCCGCCTCGAGCGCGACGGCACGCTGTCCATCATCGTGGGCACGGTGGACATGAGCGGTACCAACACGGCCTTCGCGCAGATCGCCTCGGAGGCCTTCGGGCTTCACACGGGACTCATCCGGGTGGTCAACGCCGACACCGAGGCCGCGCCGTACGCCGGCTCGAGCGGCGGGAGCAAGATCACCTACACCGTCGGCGCGGCCGTCGAGAAGGCCGCGCGCGACGCGAGGCAGCAGCTCTTCGCCATCGCCGCGCGTCACCTCGAGGCGGCGGTGGAGGACCTAGAGCTGGTCGACCGGGCGATCCAGGTCCGGGGCGCGCCGGCCAAAGCCGTGCCCATCGCCGCGCTCGCCAAGGCGTCGATGCAGTTCGCGGGCAAGTACGAGCCCGTGTACGGGCGTGGCTCGACGGCGACCATCGCGCGCTCGCCCGCCTTCGCGGCACATCTGGCCGAGGTCGAGGTGGATATGGAGACCGGCCACGTGCGAGTGCTCGACCAGGTCGTGGTCCAGGACGTAGGGCGCGCGCTCAACCCCGCGGCCATCGAAGGCCAGATTCAGGGCGCCGCCGCCCAGGGGGTCGGGTGGGCCCTCCTCGAGCGGATGCCGTACGACGCGCACGGCCAGCTGCTCTCGGCAACGTTCATGGACTACGCCATGCCGGCGAGCGAGACCGTCGCCGCGGTGCGCGCCGTGCTCGTGGAGGTGCCGTCAGAGCTGGGCCCCTTCGGCGCGAAGGGAGTCGGCGAGCCGCCCGTGGTCGGCGCGCCCGCCGCCATCGCCAACGCGGTCAGGGACGCGACAGGACACCGCTTCACCGAGCTGCCCATCACGAGCGAGGCCGTGCGCCGCGCGGTCGGAGAAGGCGCCAATCCGTAA
- a CDS encoding MFS transporter produces MRNIVLLGLTSFLTDISSEMVYPLVPFFLTAALGASPAVLGLIEGLAESVASLLKVFSGFISDLIGRRKGLTMAGYGAGAIGKLLLALAAGWGMVLAARVVDRLGKGIRTAPRDALIADSAHPEKRGSAFGLHRTLDTWGAVVGVALGYWFFTRMPGEYTRVFLWALLPAAAGLLMLLAVREPRHEGPRVTPPRLSWSALPGRLRLFLLITLLFTLGNSSNAFLLLRAQDLGMSAAAAILLYGAYNVSYALSSYPVGRLSDRIGRKALLVAGYLFYGLVYLGFALLDGLGHSWLIWALFALYGLYSGFTDGVEKALVTDLAPRELRATAMGLHGTLVGIGLFPASLIAGALWTWLGPASPFYFGGGMGLLAALGLLLVL; encoded by the coding sequence ATCCGTAACATCGTCCTCCTCGGGCTGACCTCCTTCCTCACCGACATCTCGAGCGAGATGGTCTACCCGCTCGTGCCCTTCTTTCTCACGGCCGCGCTCGGCGCGAGCCCGGCCGTGCTGGGGCTTATCGAAGGCCTGGCCGAGAGCGTGGCGAGCCTCCTCAAAGTCTTTTCGGGCTTCATCTCCGACCTGATCGGAAGGCGCAAAGGCCTCACCATGGCCGGCTACGGCGCGGGCGCGATAGGCAAGCTGCTGCTGGCGCTGGCCGCGGGCTGGGGCATGGTGCTGGCGGCGCGGGTCGTGGACCGGCTCGGCAAGGGGATACGCACGGCGCCGCGCGACGCGCTGATCGCCGACAGCGCGCACCCCGAGAAGCGCGGCAGCGCCTTCGGCCTCCACCGGACGCTCGACACCTGGGGCGCGGTCGTCGGAGTGGCGCTCGGGTACTGGTTCTTCACCCGCATGCCGGGCGAGTACACGCGCGTCTTCCTCTGGGCCCTCCTCCCCGCCGCGGCTGGTCTCCTGATGCTCCTGGCCGTGCGCGAGCCCAGGCACGAGGGGCCGCGTGTCACCCCACCTCGACTCAGCTGGAGCGCGCTGCCGGGACGCCTTCGGCTCTTCCTGCTGATCACGCTCCTCTTCACTCTCGGCAATTCGTCCAACGCCTTCCTCCTGCTTCGGGCCCAGGACCTGGGCATGAGCGCCGCGGCCGCCATCCTCCTCTACGGCGCCTACAACGTGAGCTACGCGCTGTCGTCCTATCCGGTCGGCCGCCTGTCGGACCGCATCGGCCGCAAGGCGCTCCTCGTGGCGGGCTATCTCTTCTACGGGCTCGTCTACCTGGGCTTCGCCCTCCTGGACGGTCTCGGGCATTCGTGGCTGATCTGGGCGCTCTTCGCGCTCTACGGTCTCTACAGCGGCTTCACCGACGGAGTCGAAAAGGCGCTCGTGACCGACCTCGCGCCCCGCGAGCTTCGTGCCACGGCCATGGGCCTGCACGGAACCCTGGTGGGGATCGGCCTCTTCCCCGCCTCCCTCATCGCGGGCGCGCTCTGGACATGGCTCG